CTCCAAGAGTGTGTATGTAATTTGTCGAGGGTTCTGGATTGCAGTGTCTAGGGTGGAGAACTGAATGCTTTCGTAATTGCACTGTCCATCCATTCCTCTAGCTGATTTATTTATTGATACAGAATTACAAGCCACTACGCACTTCGCCCTCGTATTATTTCGAAAATGTCGACTTTCTCCCTTTACGATCTTTCATCGTAGGTCTTTCGCAATGAAACCAGATTCTCAACCTTCGTCCAATCCATTTCCTCTAGTTCAGTCTGTATTTGTTCCACCTCATCAGGTCTACGTGCGTAGACAAGATGACTAAGGCTTGTGTTAGCTCTCTCTAATTCAAACCAGATATGGGGGTCATTCTCGCAATGAGGACTTACAGGTGGAAGAAGGCCTGCAGACTGGGGTCTCTAAGAGCTTGACGCATCTCAGCTACAAAGACGACGATCCTGGGATACGCCCATCCCAGGACCTCCTTGAGCAAGAATAGAGCAAATCCCTCAAGTGACTGGTCATTATAGAGCAAGTTGCACTGCCCAACTTCCTTCAGCTTCGGATCCTTAGGCCAAGCACCAATGGGAATAGAGAATCTCTTTTCCACTATGTCAACGTAGCCAATTGCGTCAAGAGCTCTGGCAATGCTGTGATTCTGGGTTTGGGCCAGCGTCTTACCAAGCTTATCAGTCGCCTCAAACATGACTTTGGCCCATTGATGAAAAATGTGATCTTCGGGAATACAATCACCAAAAAACTGAGATCGTGTTGTGATATCGAATTCCTTGACCTCAATAAAGCCTCCAGGAACCAGATGGTCGAAAGCTTGCTTATACAGCGCCGGCCAGTTCTCGATGCTTGCTTCGAGATGGCGAATGTGGATGAGGTCAAAGTCCTTGGACCACGTCCATGGCTGCTCAACAACGTCATCAAAGTAGAACTTGCAGTTCGGAGGAACCCACGGGGGCTGGATGGGTGAAATATCTACACCAATGACCTCAGCAGATGGGAATTCGTCGGCAAAATCGCTAGATGCGGCGGGTTATTAGCAAGGTCTGCTGCATGATTTGTTCAACCCCGACTGGGATACTCACATGGCCCAGATGCCCGTGCCAGTTCCGACATCAAGAACTTTCTATTCATCTTCTTAAAACCATACCACTGGTCGTGCGCATCAGGTTGATCAACTCACTTGTGGGCTACGACTGAGGGGTGCTAGGAACAGTCGGTCATCGAAAAACAAAGTCTCCCAATAATGACTCCACAGCAAAGACACTGAAATTAGCCGCGGTTGTCTCATGGGCGTCCAATTGTGTAATCGATTGTACTTACGCAATGTCCAATGCTTCATTTTGCGTCTCATCATTGGGGCCCCAGTAGTCTGTCTTTTGGGAAAAGGTTCGACCGTGAATGCGACGATACTCCGTGATGCTCTCGCTCAGAGACTTTGTGGAAGATGCCTGGGTACTGTAGATATCAGGTTTACTACAGTCAGTTGCCTGTATAAGATGGGGGCTTATGTCTGCACTTCTTGAAGTTCAGTTGTGGAATCTACCCCTCTTTGTTTGCTTGGGAGTCTTGGTCCTCATCGACTGCAATGTCTTTGACCTGTATCATTGCGTCAGTACGGCTATAGCTATCAATTTGATCCTACGCATGCTCAGTGTAGATACTCAATCCAGCTTTGATGTCTTTGCATGGAGTAAAACGAACTACTTACGTTTTTGTTCATGTCTGTGGTTGACGCGATCTCATTCGCAGGAGTGGCATCCACCATGGCAGAGAGATCTGTCGCCTGCATTCTCTCCTCTTTAGCTGATGCGTACATGCTTGAGCTGAGGGCGTTCGACGAAATGTCGAGTAAACGATCCGAAGAGCAACGAGAGAAAGGAGATGCGGGTAAAGCGTGATCAATCCTAGATGTATTGCCCCACTTGGGTGAGATGTTCCACCTTGCTTTGTTACCGATGTTTGCTTCAAAGCTATCCACTCAATACTCTCGGCGGCTCCGTCTGCCTACCTGAACGAATAGGATAAATCCTTCAAGCACCCGAAATGCATGATTTAAGCAGTTTTTGGAAGGTAATGGCCAGGTTCCATGTCCATCGAAGAACCAACAGAGCAACAGCCCCAGGACTTGTCCAATCAACGAGAGTGGAAAGTGTGACATGGGACCATAGACAGGGGGCGGGATCTGGTGTTTGCAACCAACAGATACTACGCAGAATTCTTGTACCATCAGTCGCATCAGCGTTATGAACCAATATGGCGGCATCTATTCATACTTTAAATTATGCTGTTAACAAACCTGGCCAGTACGACGCAAACAGTCTTCGTAGCACTGAAGTACATACCTGTTAACGTAGACTATGTATGGATCACAGAGGCGCTGGGTACATAGCTTGACACTGGTTAGCATGCGACCACAAGATGAGGTTGGAGAGTGAGGTCACACTATAGATCTACCTAAGGAGACACTGTAATTGATGTCGAAGAACGTAGTAGATGACTTTAGCAAGCGCAGAAACACACGCTACATGGTGGCCATGCCTGCTAGCAATGTCTTCGAATTTGGCTTCATGCCTTTGCACCTTCGTGTCGAGTTAAAACTTGTTGAGAAATGTATCTCCTCCTGTAGCAGATCTCTCAAATTTATGCCAAAACGTACACATCTCACAAGAGCTGTTCCTATTGCTAGTGTTCGTGAAATTAGTAGAATATGAAAGATTGTACTACGTAGGTACTATCTCAAATTGTCTGATCTCTTGACATAGCAATCGTTCACGCATAGCCGAAACATGTACACCCATTGGATTCTTGGTACTGACGGAAGAGTCATCTTTGCCCATTCGCTTTGTTCCTTCAGCTTCCAATTCTCCAATCCGCTGTCAACTACTCCGAACAGCCCAGGGACTGGCGTCACATTCCAGTCTTCCACTTCTTGCAAGCCGAGTTCAGCTTGTTGATCATGCCAGCGTCCCAGCAAAAACCTCGCTTTCCAGGTGGTAAGAAGCTCCTGCTGCATTAACCCCTGCGTCGGGTCCCCATCAAGCCTCTGGAAGAAGTCTTTGGTCTCGCCATATTCTTTGGAGCCAAAGATACTGTCGAAGTTCGCGTAATCCTCTATCTGTTTACGATTTCCCACAGGAACTAAGACTGCAGTTCCGGATTAGTCTTCGCAAACAAAATCAAATGAGCTTGTGCAATCTTACCGATGCGCTCCTCACCGTTGAACCCCCAGAGTCCAGATTGTGTTGCAGCATTGATCTTAGCGTGAATGGCAACTATCTTCTGACAAACTAAGAGAGTTTCGACGCTCCAAAGAGTGCGGAAATTCTCCTGGTCGCTCAAAGGTGGGAAGAGTGTATGTAGAATTTCTCCTGTGACGCATACCGTTTGGGCGTAGTCCGCGACGGGGGATAGATATTTGAAGGGCCCCATGGGAGGACGAGCTGACCAATAGTGACCACAACTTGAATCCCAATCAAGGAATATGACATTTCTACCCGGGGAACGATCGAACCACAAGTCAACGAGTTCTCTGTTTGCGACAGTCTTTGCTTGCCATTTCTCATCTCGCGGGACTGGGAACCCCGCAACTTGTCTAGATTCACGACAGACGGCCGCGATGACTGGAGGGATAGAATTGAGCTTGTACGTCATTTGATGTGTGCACTCCTCAGATCCGTCATTTTTCGACATCAATCCATTGTAAATGTACCCTCCCTTATAAGGTTTATTTATCTCGACAATGCGGACGTGAGGTAGACATTCATTCCAAATTGCTCGGCGAAGCTCTAGAGGGAGCTCAGGGAAGAGATGGAACTCTTGAGGCTGAAGTGTTGCCATTCTTCACTCTGTCGGAATGTTGTTTTTTGATTGTGGGAAACAAGAATCCACGGAACGCAGCTGAGGTTATCAGGTTTCCTGTCAAGAGGCGGTCGCATCTAAGGAATCTACTTGTAACATTGAGGAAACCCGACAACGTGGGGAGCCCTGGTTGACAGGTGGGCCCGCCATATGCCGACGCGTTGATGCATTCAAGATAATCCTAGGTCCACGGTGCCAACCCCGCCTAGCAGCAGAACAATGTTCTCTGCAAGGAGACTAAAAGGCCGCGGCAGAATATTACACAAGTCTTTACCTTACTCAAACGCAATCAAATTGCGCAAGCTGCTCGACTAGCTGGGACTTGGCGGGACATGAGAGGTCCAATTGACCAATAGCAAATTACTCGCTATCGCTATCGCAATTTACACTCAAAGCCGATGATAAGAGTCTATTCCGATTTCCGAAATGAGCCTGCGGGGCCCCGGGATCGGCCCTGGACGATGACAATAAAAGTTGTGGCTATTCGCTGTTGCGTCTGATGTTCAGTCACGCCCGGTATTGAATCTTTCAGCCCGCTTGATCCTCAGTCGCAATGATGAACGTTTGGGCATCAGCGCTTCTCGGCGCTTCCGTGTTGAGCGCCTACGCTCAAGCTCAACTTGGCGAAACAACACCACTTCTATCGTATGCCAATGTTACGTCTGTCCTTGACAACATCCTTGCTCGCGGATACATAAAAGTCGGCACAACTGGGGACTACAAGCCTTTCACGTACTTCATCACGAACCAAACGACCCTGCCGAACACTACAGCAATCAACACAACCTACATCGGCGCCGACATCGATGCCGCACAGTCCCTGTCCAACGCCCTTGGCCTGCCTAAGCCTCCCCGCCTCGTCGCGACAAAATGGGCAAACATCACGAGCGACTTGTCCGCCGGTAAATTCGACATTGCCATGGGTGGCGTCAGCCTGACTCTTGCAA
The DNA window shown above is from Colletotrichum lupini chromosome 7, complete sequence and carries:
- a CDS encoding UMTA, with product MMRRKMKHWTLLSLLWSHYWETLFFDDRLFLAPLSRSPQKVLDVGTGTGIWAIDFADEFPSAEVIGVDISPIQPPWVPPNCKFYFDDVVEQPWTWSKDFDLIHIRHLEASIENWPALYKQAFDHLVPGGFIEVKEFDITTRSQFFGDCIPEDHIFHQWAKVMFEATDKLGKTLAQTQNHSIARALDAIGYVDIVEKRFSIPIGAWPKDPKLKEVGQCNLLYNDQSLEGFALFLLKEVLGWAYPRIVVFVAEMRQALRDPSLQAFFHLHLVYARRPDEVEQIQTELEEMDWTKVENLVSLRKTYDERS